aatacttcttaggccgtcaTCTACCTCTTATTGTGTCTTCCACaaccagtcgttcacacctccttactggagcatctgggcttctcctctgtacatgcccgaaccatctgagcctcgcttacCGCATCTTCTCATCAATGGGAGTCACGTGCACCTTCTCCcaaatatcatcattcctaatcttatccatcctagtgtgcccgcacatccacatcaacatcctcatttctgctactttcatcttttggatatgtgagttctgcTCCTTATAAGTAGAATCTTTTTCCTTTCTACTTTCCATGTGGGACTTTATTCATACACACGCAACAAATTCTGAATCATTCAGAACCTTTAGTGTGCGAACAAATTCCACATTGGTAGCTGAAAAGATTGAGAGTTTACGTATAAGGCGTAAGAATCTCTTAATGGTATGACGCTAATTTAAAGAAAACCATGTGAGCCCCAAACAAATAATATTATAACATGTTAAGAGTATCTTCGGATCGTTTAGTCCAACATTTACTCTAGAAAAAATTTCTCATTACACAAATATAAGGAGAGCTTTTTTTTTCATCAATTCACGGTCAATAAGTGAACAACTAGTAAATATGCTTCacctaaaaaagaaaaataaaactagTACTAGTACTTAGGTTGGTGGCCCATTGCTTTTAGTAATTAATAGTACTTCCTTTGTTTCAATTTTTGTGAACCTGATTGagtacggagtttaagaaaaaatgaatacttttgaaatttgtggttctaaacaaattaaaagGGGGTcaagagtatttgtgtggttataaaagcttctcattaagggtagaattggtAATTTAAgctgaattatttccaaatttagaaaggaatcattcttttttgaacggataaaaaaaatagttttacatAAACTATAACGGAGGGAGTAATACACACAGTCATGACACATTACTTTAATATTTAACCATAGGGGTTGGTGGCATAGTACTTCACTAATTAATCCCCCGTAGCAATGCATGTTCATTCATAAAATTTGACTTGTACTTCGTATTTTCGAAACAATTGAGAAATATTATAATGACTTTAGGAAATTTATGTGTAACCGTGTGGTATGTGCACTTCGCGAACGGAAAAAATCTCTTTAAAAGCTTCACGTTTAATGGTCAATTGAATTCATGCTGATGCTAATTTATTTGGACTAAAGCGcagtggttgttgttgttggggcttgtgtatttttatcatttttcattgTTTTGTCGTACTATATGCTATGGTCCTCGATCGACTGTTTATCCTTATCTATAGGGGTTCCAATGATCCATGAATTAAACGTGTTGGTAGATTTTTGTAGCCGTCCCTAAATTCACTAGTCTGAGTAATTTAGATTTGTGCTAACTAAGTTGATTAAAGAAATTTATTGAGCCGATGGTATTCCGGAAACAACTTTTTTATCTTCACAAGGTAGAAATAAAATCTGCATACATACTACCCTTCTCAATTCCTACTTGTGGAAATACATTGTGCATGtcgttgttatatatatatatatatatagtcttgGCTATTTTAGTCTAACTTTGACAATCAAAATGTCTCACAACCACGCAAGATCCATATATACTCccccgttcacttttacttggcacgTTTTGGCTTTTTACGCCCCttgagaaataataaatgaagtacataatttaccatgatacacATATtcattgatgcatattttattagATTTGGAAAAATGATTTGAAATTAGTAATAAATACTGTGGGTATAACAGTAAAAAAAAGtttgtcttctcttgatatgcgtaaagtgacaagtaaaaataaaaaaactatttttagcATACATCCCTAGAAAAAATGGACGGAGGAAGTATATGAAACTTGCGTGGTTGTGAGACATTTTGATTGTCAAAGATAGACTAAAATAGCCAAGACTCTCGAGAAAAGCTTATAAATACGACTTTCGTAAAAGGAAGGAAACGCGTCTATATTGTACTATAAGTCTCTCAACCTTGAAGTTTAACTTCAGTATTACAATGGCTGAAAAGGGTTTCTCATATAAACTCGCTATCATTTTCACCACTCTCCTTGTGGTTATTGCTGGTAAGTCATTTCATCCTCCGTCCCTATTTATGCGAATAATTTAACTTTAACTTTTTTTGTTTTACTCTTAATGAAATAATTTTATAGTCATACAAATATTATGATTTATTTTATACCACAAATTTTTTTAATTCTTAAACTCCTTGCTCAGTCAAAGTGCATCATAAGAGACTATTATTTTTACGAAattcaattttgaattttgattatGATTTGCAGCTTGCTCCACGAAAATTCATGTGATGGCCCTAAGAGATCTACCTAAAGATGTATTACCAATTGCAACAAAACTATTTCAAGAACAATATGATGCAACTTGTGGGAAACCTTGTAATACCAGGGATGATTGCTCTAGTGGTTGGCTGTGTAGTGAATGTTATAATTTTAGTAAGACCTGTGGGCCACTTGTTGGTGATGCTATTATGGGCATGTGATTTCGGTATTACTTCTCCTTCCGACCTTCCAGAGCACCGGACAAGTGGCAGACTTTATACATAGTGAAACCTCGTATTAACAGAGTAACATAGTCCTGTGTTTGTAATAAATAAATAGTCGCTAGCAATCCAGTGCTCTTCttgtaattgttgttgttgtgtgtctTTTGTCTTTGAAATTGTCTATACTCTTGTTTTCAACTTTTAGTCACTTATATGATAAATAACAAGTGACGAAAGTGTCGTTCAAGAAAAAAGTATGATGGACTGATCAAAAACTCTGCAGGTTAAGGGGAAAAAAATCTGCCGCTGTTGATCTGATAAAATACAGCATATGTTTGTAATGTGTTCATCAattaaataaaagaatcatataatGTATGTGATATATGTATCTTTTGCTTTTATCCCCCTTTGAATTCATTTTCCATTTATTTTACATGGCGTCTCCAAATCTAATACTTTTTTTCTAAAATATACTAAGACATAAGTATCCCTAACCTATAATCGAAATTTCAACGGCACACCTTTCCTTTATGGGGTTCCTATTATCTCTCTGAACTATTTTAAAGTAGAATAAATATGTTCTTAAAATGTCATAACTAGATTTTTCTTGGAAGGTAAAACACAATCGCCCACGTGTGTATTTTATTACTCTTTTTTTCCCCCTCTAATTATGTCCCTTATTTGATTTATTATTTTATTCTGTCATGACTAATAACAACACCCTGACAACAATGAaaaccaaaattttaattctCCGATTACGGTTTCGTTTCAAAAGATAACATTCCCGTATTATAATGTTTTTGTCGTCGTTGCTGCTGAACATTTTAGATAATGCTGTATTCTGGGCCGGCCCCGGGCCGGGCTTAACGGGCCTGGGCTCTGGCAGttccgggcttcgtgggctcaatgggtggaacctgcccgtgacgggcctaagcccatatggtcctaGGCTAAAtaggccgggctcgtgggcttaacGGGCTTaacgggttttttttttttttaatttttttgttcaagacaatttcttgtaaaccatatcatgactatataaaaaatatatatgtaatatatatgtagaaatctaattattaaagtgcttgacgaaaaagtaaaataacaaaacaatagtaaaactaaattgccatgcataataaattaataagaaagtacaacatgaagcataaatacgtctaataattttaaaataacacaaattgttgaaaaatcttaaagacgaatttgcggataaataccatcaacacaatacgttatatgcctctttaaaatgcctgtggtacaccctgaacgaaaatttaagactcttccacagttcttgcattttaatatttggtcttcttcattttcttcaagcactTCATAGTAGTGCTAAATaaataagcgcactctttccgaacgaggcatgatgtaacttgaaaattaagattgagacttggagtcttgaaaattggagattgagagattgagagaaatttagattgagaaatgagtattgagtattgaaatgaagaagaggtAAGGGGGTatgtaagcatttcatcatcatcctcaccacctacccgagcattaaacgttgcattaattgagtttctatattcatatgcaactactaaactttacAATTtcatctagtcgggcaagctttaagaacctttctttctctaaggccatattcatcacatttttaaaatattctctatttctacttctacggtttgaataaaaaagccaattaagagtcaTTCTAAcattttcaatttctaaatttaaaattcgcataccatcaccgacaattaaatgataaatatgacaaatacatctaacatggaatatattcctaaatgcaggatttagtgttgttgtaagtatgcctataacactagtgttactagaagcattatccatagaaattgccattattttatctctaaagcaaaaatatctacaaatatctgcaacagtgttagctataaacttacctgtgtgacatgaattaattattctatacgcaataatgcgtttttgcattgtccactcctcatctatccaatgacttgtaacaagttagataatcacaatcattaccacttctaccaatatcagtagtaatagaaatccgattagttatatgagtaaataaataccgcaaatattgttcatattcatgtttatatttataaatatcgctcttaactgttgcgcgaggccaacctttataagtaggattaaaaactcttctaatataatgcacccaattaggattagaaggaaaagaataaggtaagcacataacggtaaccatctttgctaattcttcacgatctctatacggtctccagtatatttatgcgccagtaatttcccacatgttttacacttagccttattttgttcttttacttgagtaaaaaaattccaaactaatgatgtttctaggcgtttaggaggttgtctattaaaactaggggtttctacaggtgggtcgggcggtaaatcagttgggttattaaaaggactagtaggtgtatcatctaaatctggttgggtttcatcttcatcctcattttcctcatcattttcaaagatagtttgattaggataaagagcattcatagtttcatcatctaaattttgacctggtgcaacattatggcaaaattgactatcgaaaaattgaaaacaggggttatcactatcaagaataataggagtAGCAGGACGTCTActaggtctgggtcggggagctgggggaagggtagtaggttggccactactttcaccagttttagctttacccttaccaccaaaaatatttttcaaagaaaatgccatattaatta
The Nicotiana sylvestris chromosome 11, ASM39365v2, whole genome shotgun sequence DNA segment above includes these coding regions:
- the LOC104223576 gene encoding metallocarboxypeptidase inhibitor-like, translating into MAEKGFSYKLAIIFTTLLVVIAACSTKIHVMALRDLPKDVLPIATKLFQEQYDATCGKPCNTRDDCSSGWLCSECYNFSKTCGPLVGDAIMGM